Proteins from one Ranitomeya variabilis isolate aRanVar5 chromosome 1, aRanVar5.hap1, whole genome shotgun sequence genomic window:
- the STBD1 gene encoding starch-binding domain-containing protein 1, with translation MAECGPSLTLAAGEMRWPPLAADPVSESRREGGSPAADPILDGGEETTGLCALGGSGTVQEAPHLDSPIQGSLLSGSLSSMWPVLAIGIFTAIVAWIWYLGSGERKEPGAPVQKHETAVPAESVQCEPGPEHVRPACGEQESAQSKSRLNTQLTTAEPNLSGADPCEHGVPCPKIHEVLHPGVFEAQNDTKEEHLADVDPLDLKVQSNIEAETNTSPSVLAEVGAGERLAEVGAGERLAEVARRVQLQGDTQEHTAPALSADIKQRPTDLEPDFQEHLPDATERDQQADLLGAQANAQGCPGVGTHSTGVLAAGSTLSDGDQEFGLQVGEDVVCPPVMAPAAERVLSDSGSTSRSDLGKAPVHQGDGEERVNGEAETGPGGQLENSSFVKENAINVLESKETLKQESHREISMSSDIDQFIKDESLEKCDIKRTSECNDIVKPSTRSHEDADISDGSLNTSSEALCDFQKLGTYPESSSMEMHNLFNQEKAVSGLSSSNSNEKNSVYGSSEANINEADNQKTKKVATIQPMPQNVNFGLKVHYITHSDSQIIAVTGDHEKLGKWETYVPLTSGKDGFWSHAMTLPADTNVAWKFIMVENGKIRRWEECNNRLLKITHEDIEGQLFWGYPIM, from the exons ATGGCGGAGTGCGGACCGTCACTGACACTGGCAGCCGGTGAGATGCGGTGGCCGCCTCTGGCAGCTGATCCTGTTAGTGAGAGCCGGAGAGAGGGTGGATCTCCAGCAGCTGATCCTATATTAGATGGAGGGGAGGAGACCACGGGGCTGTGCGCACTGGGAGGATCCGGGACGGTGCAAGAAGCGCCTCACTTGGACAGTCCCATACAAGGAAGCCTGCTCTCCGGCTCACTCAGCAGCATGTGGCCAGTTCTGGCGATAGGGATCTTCACAGCGATTGTCGCGTGGATCTGGTACCTGGGAAGTGGAGAGAGAAAAGAACCGGGGGCTCCGGTGCAGAAGCACGAAACTGCTGTGCCCGCGGAGAGTGTGCAGTGTGAGCCCGGTCCGGAGCATGTACGCCCAGCCTGTGGCGAGCAGGAGAGCGCACAGTCCAAGTCCAGGCTGAACACGCAGCTAACTACTGCAGAGCCCAACCTCAGCGGCGCTGATCCCTGCGAACATGGGGTTCCCTGCCCCAAAATCCACGAGGTTTTGCACCCTGGCGTCTTCGAAGCCCAGAATGACACTAAAGAGGAACATCTGGCTGATGTGGATCCGCTTGACCTGAAGGTACAAAGCAATATAGAGGCTGAAACCAATACCTCTCCGAGTGTGCTGGCGGAGGTCGGTGCTGGCGAGCGGCTGGCGGAGGTCGGTGCTGGCGAGCGGCTGGCGGAG GTCGCAAGGAGAGTGCAGCTTCAAGGAGACACACAGGAGCATACAGCCCCGGCGCTATCTGCCGACATAAAGCAGCGCCCCACAGATCTGGAGCCGGACTTCCAGGAGCACCTGCCAGATGCCACAGAGAGAGACCAACAAGCCGATCTACTGGGGGCTCAGGCCAATGCACAGGGCTGCCCTGGGGTGGGCACCCACAGCACAGGGGTCTTGGCTGCAGGGAGCACACTTAGTGATGGTGACCAGGAGTTTGGGTTACAGGTCGGTGAAGACGTTGTGTGTCCTCCAGTAATGGCTCCTGCAGCTGAGCGCGTCCTTAGTGACTCCGGTAGCACCAGCAGGTCGGATCTGGGGAAAGCGCCTGTGCACCAGGGTGACGGTGAAGAGAGGGTGAATGGAGAAGCCGAAACTGGACCAG GTGGTCAACTGGAAAATTCATCTTTTGTGAAAGAAAATGCCATCAACGTCTTGGAGAGTAAAGAGACCTTAAAGCAAGAGTCGCATCGTGAGATCAGCATGTCAAGTGATATTGATCAGTTTATTAAAGATGAAAGTCTAGAGAAATGTGACATCAAGAGAACATCTGAGTGCAATGACATTGTAAAGCCTTCTACTAGATCACACGAAGATGCTGACATCTCTGATGGCAGCTTAAATACATCTTCTGAGGCATTATGTGATTTCCAGAAATTAGGAACTTACCCGGAGAGTTCTTCAATGGAGATGCACAACCTGTTCAACCAGGAGAAGGCTGTGTCTGGTCTCAGCAGTTCAAACAGCAACGAGAAGAACTCTGTTTACGGGTCATCAGAAGCAAATATCAATGAAGCTGACAATCAGAAGACCAAAAAGGTTGCTACTATTCAGCCCATGCCACAGAATGTGAATTTTGGCTTAAAGGTCCACTACATTACACACTCTGACTCTCAAATTATTGCGGTCACTGGAGATCATGAGAAACTTGGCAAATGGGAGACGTATGTCCCCCTGACCTCTGGAAAGGATGGCTTTTGGTCACATGCCATGACATTGCCTGCAGACACTAATGTTGCTTGGAAGTTCATAATGGTTGAAAATGGAAAGATTAGACGTTGGGAAGAATGTAACAATAGACTTCTGAAGATTACACATGAAGATATTGAAGGTCAACTATTCTGGGGTTACCCAATAATGTAA